In Cellulomonas sp. JZ18, the DNA window CAAGTCGATGAGCGGGGTGCGCTCGGTGGTGCGGGTCTTCGACGACGAGGACGACGCCCGGCTCGACCGGATCCGGTGGTGCCCGACGCAGTTCCAGGCCTTCGTCCCGGGCGAGGACGTGCGCGTCCACGTCGTCGGCACGCGCGTGCTGGCCACGGCCATCCGCTCGGACGGGGTCGACTACCGGTACGCGGGGCGTGACGGGCACGACGGGAGCGAGGCGCAGCTGCGGCCGGTCGAGCTCGAGCCCGCGCTCGCGCGGCGGTGCGTCGACCTCGCGCGGGCCCTGGGGCTGCCCTTCGCCGGCATCGACCTGAAGGTCACGCCCGACGGGGACGTGGTCTGCTTCGAGGTCAACCCGAGCCCCGCCTACAGCTACTACGAGCTGTCGACCGGGCAGCCCATCGCGGCCGAGCTGGTGCGGTACCTGCGGGGGCTCCAGGAGGCGTGAGCCGCGTCGCGCGGGTGGCCGCGGCTCACGTCGGGCGGAACGACCCGCTCCGGTAGCGCACCCGCACGCCGTCGAGCTCGCGGGGGCCGTCCACCGCCCGCCCCGGCGCCAGCACGACGACGATCACGGGCCCGTCCTGGTCGCGCGAGACGCCGACGCCCTGCGCTCCCCCGGCGATGATGCGCGCCCGGTGCGTGCGCAGGACGGCACGGGCGCGCTCGAGCCCCGGGTCGGGGTCCGGCTCACGCCCCATCGTGACCTCCCGTGCCGTGTGCCGGCCACGCTACGCCGCGGGGCGGCCGGTGCGCCGGCGGGCCCGCGGCGGTCAGCGGGTCACCGTGACCGGGCACGGCGCGTGCGCGACGAGGTCGCGGCTGACCGAGCCGAGCAGGACGCGGTCGAGCCCGGTCAGGCCCCGGTGCCCCACGACCAGGCGCTCCGCCCGTGTCGCCGCGTCGAGCAGCGCCCGGCCCGGCGGGGCGTGCACGAGCGTGCGCACGAGCCGCCCCTCGGGCAGGGTCACCCCCGAGTGCGTGACCACCTCGTCCAGCAGGCGCGCGGCGTGCCGCTCGTAGTCGTCCAGGGGCGGGACGTACCCCCACTCCTTGCCGGGCAGCGGCGCGAGGGTCGTGATCTGCCAGGCGAGCACCGCCTCGAGCGCGACACCGCGGCGCGCCGCGACGTCCGCGCCGTGCCGCAGGGCGTCGCACGCGTGCCGTGAGCCGTCGACCCCGACCACGACCGGGCCCCCGGGCGCCGCACGGTCGTCCTCACCGTGCGGGACGACGGTGACGGGGACGCGGGCACGTTCGAGGACCGCGGTGGTGGTGCGTCCCGGGGCGCGCCGGCGCGCCCGCCGGCCGAGCACGAGCATGTGCGCGTCGAGCGCGGTCACCGCGTCGGCGACGTGCTCCGCGCTCGTCACCCGCACCGACGTGGCGACGTCGGCCCCGGCGCGCGCGCACGCCGCGGCGAGCCGGTCGGCGAGGTCGGCCCCCGCCGCCGCCTCGTCGGCCTCACGCCGCCCGTGGCGCACGTGCACGGCGGTGAGCGGGCGGCCGAGGTCACGGGCCTCCGCCGCCGCCCAGTCGAGCACCGTGTCGGCGGCGGACCCGCCGACCGCGACGACGATGGCGTCCATCTGCCCCTCCCTGTCCCGGTGCCGAGCGGCAGGACCAGTCTCGCGACGCCCGGGCCGGTGCGCCTGCGGAGCGCTCGCCGGCCGGCCGCGACGCCTGCCGTCGGGCCGCCACCGGCCGAGGTGCGGGGCGGGTCGACGCGCGGCGCA includes these proteins:
- a CDS encoding universal stress protein, which gives rise to MDAIVVAVGGSAADTVLDWAAAEARDLGRPLTAVHVRHGRREADEAAAGADLADRLAAACARAGADVATSVRVTSAEHVADAVTALDAHMLVLGRRARRRAPGRTTTAVLERARVPVTVVPHGEDDRAAPGGPVVVGVDGSRHACDALRHGADVAARRGVALEAVLAWQITTLAPLPGKEWGYVPPLDDYERHAARLLDEVVTHSGVTLPEGRLVRTLVHAPPGRALLDAATRAERLVVGHRGLTGLDRVLLGSVSRDLVAHAPCPVTVTR